The Marinomonas sp. CT5 genome contains the following window.
ATATCGGCTTTTTGTATCTTTGTATAAAAAATTAAAAGTTATGTAACTTTATGTAACTACCAGCTGCCTGTATTCTCCATAGAGGCCCATGGTTCGGCGCTTTCAAGCGAGCCATCTTTTTGTAAAAGTTCGATGGAAATGCCATTAGGATCTTTAATAAAAGCCATATGACCATCGCGAGGCGGTCTTAAAATGGTAACGCCCATAGATTGAAGTTTTTCGCAGACTTGGTAAATGTTGTCTACTTCAAAGGCGAGGTGACCGAATTGGTCTCCGCCGGTGTAGGTGCGGTCGCTCCAGTTGTGGGTGAGTTCAACTTCTGGTGCGCCTTCTTCTGTTGCGTAATAGATAAGCGAAAATTGGCCTTTCTCACTGTCCATGCGTCTGGTTTGGATTAAGCCCAAGCCTTCTGTATAAAATGTATGGCTCTCTTCCGGTTTATCGGTCCTGATCATAGCGTGCAGATATCGAATAGACATAATTGCTTCCTGTTCCGGTTGATTTTAGTGGAAGCATTATTGCAGTATCAGGTGGGTAATTCAAAGTGGTAGGGGGAAGACTCTTATTGTCTTCTTATTCTTCCCATACCCATCTAAGTGGCTCGCCAAAGTCGTCGTAGATGATTTTTTTCTTTGGTTTTTTCTTGATGGGTGAGGCAGGTTGGGATTTGGGTTGTTTTCGTTGTTGAATCGCAGCAACAACGTGGTTTAATGGCGTGCGATCTTGCTTTGGTTCGTTAAAGCCGATGTGGCTCGTGTTATACTTGCCGTCAACAAGTCCGGATTCACCCATGTTGACCTGCTGGATCGTTCCGTTTTCTTTGATAAATTGATCTACTAGAGACTCCAGTTCTTTTCGTGTGTCTCTTTTGGTGGTTTTGGGTTTTATCATGGTGTTTTGGTTAGGGGCGATCCTGTATGAGTCAATGGGTTAAAAAGTGAACGTAATCATCCATATTAAACGTAAGAGGTAGCTGGTGTCTATTAGCAACTTAATTGTGCATGAGATTCAAAAACATGAAGGCGAGCGTAAAGCGATATTGATTGCGCGTCCAAATGAAAACCCTGTAGATGGGCAAGCAGAGGCATTGTCTGCTCAGGTGACGAATCTATTTAATCGTTCCGGTATGAACACAGGACGTTTTGTTAACCCTCAAGGAAGTGAAGAGGGCGCACAATTACCTGCTTTGCTGTTTAAGCATTTTAAAAACGATACCTTTGTCGATTTTGCCGAGTTTACTAAAGAGTGCGCTGCGGAATACCTAAAGTATTTGGAGCCAGTGGAAGAGGCCGAAGGTGGCTTGCTTTGGTTTAATCATTACGAGCTTCATGATACGCACTTTTTATATATTGTGATGTTGAAACGCAAAAAAGGCATTGGTCTGGGTGCTGATTTGAGTTTGTCTCCGATAGAACAAATTGAGATGGAAAAACTGCACATGTCGCTGCGGATTAATTTGACCGCATGGCAAGCTGGCGATGAAGGTCGCTATATTTCCTTTCGTTTTGGTCGTGCGCCAAAATTTGAAAGCGAGTATTTCACGCAATTTATTGGTTGTGATGAGCCAAAGGTGGCAGCAAAAGAAACGCGCAAGTTGGTGGATTTGACGTCAGCGTTTTGTCAGTCAGAAGGCTTACCCTCTAAGCAAGCAAATGAATTTAAGAAAGTGGTGTCTGAACATTGTCAGGCAAAAGCAGAAGATCGCGAACCGCTGGCGATTAAAGAGATTGCGTCGCAAGTGGAGTCTCGTTTTTCAGTCGAACAGGCGAATAAGTTTTTAGAGATTGCGGATTCCGATAGCTTTAAGATGGAAAAGGAAATTTTTGTCGAGAAAGCCGCATTGAAAAAATTGACGCGTCTGTCAGGCAGTTCACGTGCTTTGACGATCAGTTTTGATAGTGAGTTGCTGAGCGAGTCTATTACGTTTGATGCAGACTCAGGCACATTGACGATTAAAGATTTGCCAAAGAGTCTGCTCAAACAATTACAGTCAATGTCTAACTAATTTTGTTAGATGAGCTGAGCTAACGAAAGCAAGCTAGACGTTTGTTAAAGTCCTAATAATGCTTCTAGTTCTTTCATAGTGTTAAAACATTCGGTCGCGCCTGCGGCCGTTTGCATTTCTGAATCCAGTGTTTCGCTAAAGGCAAGCACTCGCATTCCCGCGGCTCGTCCTGCAGTTATGCCGGCCACAGAATCTTCTATAACTAAGCAATCTTCCGGGTCTACTCCTAATGCTCTGGCTGCTTTTAAGTAGAGGTCTGGCGCTGGTTTACCGTTTTCTACGTCTTCCACGCAAAAACGAGTGGAGAATTGTTCCGTAAGTTGAATTTTATCCAGCTTAAAGTTCATTTCTTGGCGTCGAGCGTTGGTTGCCATGGCAATGGGGGTTGTTATTTTGTTGAGTAAATCTCGCACGCCTTTAATCGGTTCTAGTTCTGCTTCGATGGTAGCGTGAAAGCGTTGTCTATAATCGTCATCAAAATTTGCAGGCAAGGGTCTGCCTAGCATTTTTTCGGCGTTGATAAGGTTTTCGGCGTTGGTAAAGCCGGTGAATTTCGCATGCAGTGTTTCGTCGTCAAGTTCTAGCCCACACTCGCTTAGCATGGATTTTAATATCGTGTTGGAGATGTTTTCGGTGTCGACAATAACGCCATCGCAGTCAAAGATGATTGCCTTGTAAGAATAAATCATAAAAAGAAGTTGTGTTGTGAATGAGTATTGATGATAGCGAATAGAGAGGGGGGAAAGGAAGGGAGGGAGTTTTATTATTTTTCTCCCCTTAAAAAGATCTGTTTACGATATACTAACGCCCCATTATGATGGGCTTGTTTTTGTGCAACTTAGTGGCTTGCTTGACCAAGTTGCTGTTGGCGAGCGCTGGCTTTCTTGATTGTTTTAACAGTGCTTTTAAAGAAAGCGACAACAGCTTGGATACGACGAGCACGACGTTGACGGCGAGCGTGGTCTTCAACAGTAGTGTCAGCGTAGCCCCATTTTGCGAGTAATGCTTCGTATTGTTCTTGAGAGTCCATAGTATTCTCCTGATATTTGAATTAAGAAATGTTGTTTTATTACAACAATGATAATAGTAGTTAAGCTTGACCGATTGAACAAACGATCCTTTTTCACTTGTTAGGTTAGTTTTTTTCATCATTTTAAATTGTTAAGGAAGTATCCTTGTACCAACCGTTAGAACAGTTCTCAAAAAGTTGGATCTTTAAGCGTAATGACCCCAAGGTTGAAGCGGAAGATTTGCAGCAAATACACTTATTAAGTGAAGCCCGTGCTAGTCAGATTTGGCGGGACTATATTAGCGACGAACAGCTTCATCCTGATCATTTCACTGAACGAGATTGGTTAAATAATCCTAACGCGCAAGCCCCAGATGGTAAGCTTCAATGGGAAAAAGCATGGGACAGTGATGAAGTATCATTGCCAGAGGAAGTTTTAGTGCATTTTTCGGCTTGGGGTGACGATACTAAGGTGTTTTTTTGCTGCCATAATGAGTTGGTTTTTGAGTTAGAGTGGGGCGTATTTAAGCGCACTTGGAAAGCTTTTTTGTTCTTGGATAATGGCCCGATTTTGGTTGGTAAAAAGAAGAAACAAGCGGCTCAGTTTCATTCCAATGGTTGGATGAATTTACTTTATAGACAATCTTAATGGCTCTGCCATTGTATTTACTTGTTCTTATTACTCTTTGTGTTTGGTAATTTTCTTTCAGATTGTGTCGTCGTTACCTCGCTTACGACTTATTAAGCATTGTTTGTTAAAGGCTTGGTAGTAATCTAGCAGCCGCTGGCTTTGTTGTTGGTGGCCTAATGTATCGAGCAACATGGCGGTGACTTCTGCGGTGGCAAATTGCATTTGATGTTGAGAATGGCGAACAAGAAATGAGCGTTGTGATTCGCTGCTTATTTCAAAATGCGGTATTTGTTTTAGCCATTCGCTTTGATGGAACATCTTGCTCGCTTGCTTCCAAGTACCATCTAAAATAATGAAGGTATGTTTTTCATCACTTTTGTTGATTGGTTGATCGAATAGCCTTTGTTGTCTTCCCTGTCGTTGTGCCGTTTCTGTATTTGGGAAGAGTAGGGTGCAATTATCATGTTTAGTCTCAAGATGCTGAAGCAGGGCTTTAGGTGGTTCTGTTCTACTCCATAAGTAGGCATGGGTATCTTGTGGGAATAAGTCAGCAATGAGGCGACCACTGTTGGTGGGTTTGTGAATCTCATCTCGATGAAATAGCAGAATAAACTCAACGGCGGAAGGCGATGCTTTTCTTAAGTGACAAAAGCAGGCAAATTCAGCCATTAAACAGTGTGAGCAGCGAATGGCATTCGCGCCTCGGGCAAGGAAAGGCCTTTTTGAATCATGTTTGCATTGTAGGCGTAATCGATCAACGCAATGCGGGGCTGGTTTTTGTGTCATGTATTAGCTGCGTGGCATTTTTGGCACGACATTATCGACTTTTAGTACAGGTTGTCTATAGGTTAACTGGGCAGGTTTTTATGCTGGAGGCTGTTTTTTGTTCAAAGTGTCAGTCTTGGTGGCGTGTTTAGTGTGTTTTTTTTGTATTGATTAAGAGCAATATTTGGTCTTTCTTTCTAAAACCTTACAGAAAATATGCAAAAATAAAGGAATGCGCCGAAACGCGCTTGTTGTTCCTGTTCGTTGTCTTCAAGTCGCGATAAGGTGTGAGATATTATTTTTTCGCTATGAGTTGTCTATGAGTCGTTATATCTCTCCGGTTTTATACATTCTTCTCATGTTGGTTGGTTGTATCGCATTTATATCTATCGCCGGTGTAAGAGTTGGGCTGTTTGAACCAATTACGGGTTTCTCTATGCTGCGTAAGAGCGTATTTGCCTCGTTGGTCTTATCCCTTCTCGCTGCGGTGTCATTAGGTGTTTGTCGGAAAGAAAAAAATATAGCGTGTCAGAGATTCTTTTTTTTAGTCTTAATTGTTTCCCTTGTTTATAGCTTAATGTGGATTGGCTTTTATCTACAACGAGCAAACTTACCCAATATCAATGATATCACCACTGATACTCATAACCCTCCAGCCTTCCTCAATGTCAATTTTGTCCGTCAGTCTCAAGAAAATGATTTGCGCTACAACAGCGAATGGGCGCCAATTCAGCATAAATTCTATCCGGAAGTTAAGCCTGTTTTTTCTTCTAAAGATAAGGCAGCGGTGTTTAGGGCTGTGGAGCAGCTTGTTGAGCAGCGTGATTGGGATGTTCTAGCAGAATACCCAGGGGCCGGCATCATTGAAGCAACCGCTCGTACGCCTATTTTTGGTTTCCGGGATGATGTGGTTATACGTGTTATTCAGGTCGATGTGGATGAGGTGAGAGTGGATATGCGTTCTTGCTCAAGAGTCGGCCTTGGTGACTTTGGCGTTAATGCAGAGCGCATTGTATCTTTTATGGATGATTTGTCGGTGAATTTATCAAAGACAGGTGTTCCTAATGTTTACACTGGACGTTAAATTTCTGCTCGTTTTCGAAAATCAGACAGGCTAGACTCTCCTGATGTATTACTCAGGGGAATGTTCAGGTGAGTCTTCGTCAGCAACAAAAAGCCAATACTCGATCTAAAATAAAATCCATTGCCAAGCAAGCCTTCTTAACGCAAGGCATTGAAGCAACCAGCACCCGTTATTTAAGTCAGCAAGCCGGTATTGCTGTTGGC
Protein-coding sequences here:
- a CDS encoding nucleoid-associated protein; its protein translation is MSISNLIVHEIQKHEGERKAILIARPNENPVDGQAEALSAQVTNLFNRSGMNTGRFVNPQGSEEGAQLPALLFKHFKNDTFVDFAEFTKECAAEYLKYLEPVEEAEGGLLWFNHYELHDTHFLYIVMLKRKKGIGLGADLSLSPIEQIEMEKLHMSLRINLTAWQAGDEGRYISFRFGRAPKFESEYFTQFIGCDEPKVAAKETRKLVDLTSAFCQSEGLPSKQANEFKKVVSEHCQAKAEDREPLAIKEIASQVESRFSVEQANKFLEIADSDSFKMEKEIFVEKAALKKLTRLSGSSRALTISFDSELLSESITFDADSGTLTIKDLPKSLLKQLQSMSN
- a CDS encoding DUF2947 family protein; its protein translation is MYQPLEQFSKSWIFKRNDPKVEAEDLQQIHLLSEARASQIWRDYISDEQLHPDHFTERDWLNNPNAQAPDGKLQWEKAWDSDEVSLPEEVLVHFSAWGDDTKVFFCCHNELVFELEWGVFKRTWKAFLFLDNGPILVGKKKKQAAQFHSNGWMNLLYRQS
- a CDS encoding DUF1499 domain-containing protein, whose protein sequence is MSRYISPVLYILLMLVGCIAFISIAGVRVGLFEPITGFSMLRKSVFASLVLSLLAAVSLGVCRKEKNIACQRFFFLVLIVSLVYSLMWIGFYLQRANLPNINDITTDTHNPPAFLNVNFVRQSQENDLRYNSEWAPIQHKFYPEVKPVFSSKDKAAVFRAVEQLVEQRDWDVLAEYPGAGIIEATARTPIFGFRDDVVIRVIQVDVDEVRVDMRSCSRVGLGDFGVNAERIVSFMDDLSVNLSKTGVPNVYTGR
- a CDS encoding VOC family protein, with protein sequence MSIRYLHAMIRTDKPEESHTFYTEGLGLIQTRRMDSEKGQFSLIYYATEEGAPEVELTHNWSDRTYTGGDQFGHLAFEVDNIYQVCEKLQSMGVTILRPPRDGHMAFIKDPNGISIELLQKDGSLESAEPWASMENTGSW
- a CDS encoding HAD family phosphatase, producing the protein MIYSYKAIIFDCDGVIVDTENISNTILKSMLSECGLELDDETLHAKFTGFTNAENLINAEKMLGRPLPANFDDDYRQRFHATIEAELEPIKGVRDLLNKITTPIAMATNARRQEMNFKLDKIQLTEQFSTRFCVEDVENGKPAPDLYLKAARALGVDPEDCLVIEDSVAGITAGRAAGMRVLAFSETLDSEMQTAAGATECFNTMKELEALLGL
- a CDS encoding tRNA-uridine aminocarboxypropyltransferase; the encoded protein is MTQKPAPHCVDRLRLQCKHDSKRPFLARGANAIRCSHCLMAEFACFCHLRKASPSAVEFILLFHRDEIHKPTNSGRLIADLFPQDTHAYLWSRTEPPKALLQHLETKHDNCTLLFPNTETAQRQGRQQRLFDQPINKSDEKHTFIILDGTWKQASKMFHQSEWLKQIPHFEISSESQRSFLVRHSQHQMQFATAEVTAMLLDTLGHQQQSQRLLDYYQAFNKQCLISRKRGNDDTI